The Argiope bruennichi chromosome 9, qqArgBrue1.1, whole genome shotgun sequence genome contains a region encoding:
- the LOC129984737 gene encoding uncharacterized protein LOC129984737, with protein MEVLILLFCFMIGGSSASMCYQVTCDDAPLKELARRNYTLNETQLISLCPPTLELFNCYSKFARDCFEMELEDLAKSNDPYAKVIATKVLEAKILAIEMCDENSTLRKDYLENVGCFSRMIDNAATICSEKAAEHAVAFLRKFHDLKEGEYVNWSERSCLETVYSIACLAEQLERTCGEVARRTFLTLLEKVKSVIREDCNVVDPLSFKRSFFEYLELEDKISEFYRFVFETFRRR; from the exons ATGGAGGTTTTGATTTTGCTTTTCTGTTTCATGATAGgag GTTCTTCCGCTTCTATGTGTTATCAGGTAACATGCGACGATGCACCCTTGAAAGAACTGGCTCGACGAAATTACACACTGAATGAAACCCAGCTGATAAGTTTATGCCC tCCAACCTTGGAGCTTTTTAACTGTTACTCCAAATTTGCCCGGGATTGCTTTGAAATGGAACTTGAAGACCTAGCAAAAAGTAATGATCCATATGCTAAAGTTATTGCAACCAAAGTTTTGGAAGCGAAAATTCTGGCAATTGAAATGTGCGATGAGAATTCAACTTTACGCAAAG attaTCTTGAAAATGTGGGTTGTTTTTCACGTATGATTGATAATGCCGCTACAATCTGTTCAGAAAAGGCCGCCGAACACGCTgttgcatttttaagaaaatttcatgatCTAAAAGAAGGAGAATATGTTAATTGGTCGGAACGAAGCTGCTT ggAAACAGTGTATTCAATCGCTTGCTTGGCCGAACAGTTGGAGAGGACGTGTGGTGAAGTTGCGAGAAGAACATTTCTGACCCTTCTCGAAAAGGTCAAGAGTGTTATACGTGAAGACTGTAATGTTGTAGACCCTCTGAGTTTTAAACGGTCATTTTTTGAGTACTTGGAATTGGAAGACAAGATATCTGAGTTTTACCGGTTTGTATTTGAAACATTCAGAAGGCGATAA